In Sorghum bicolor cultivar BTx623 chromosome 8, Sorghum_bicolor_NCBIv3, whole genome shotgun sequence, one genomic interval encodes:
- the LOC8058174 gene encoding uncharacterized protein LOC8058174: MEQISLGNRYKECRPRRTSSCQTKILVGKDVLHELEQRRSSPSVIAKLMGIDVLPPNVVNSRHQEFKDVFEVSEEPPEAVTKERSHHFPKGLPSLKQSALRLKKLMPSKTLYRDDTHDCHVDSTDGLGRLNSVEINNPLFEKRPRDMNYSANYQYEKNTSSDCRTYPVGLANSSLSNFSLLSRGKNKDFNNIVLLEPPCLDKGHDPENVFSIPYLSPLNKNCRRGMKHKQSEFPVMENGRDWQHILSTEDNNVPRIRKERFLTSDPIDRLQIGQEASVHQFGNTDASCPGSSQRYFCGNDNFNQTNRSSSNSTLLKIRRHAESAVGSKTLAQMFALSDSERLKLNSNSRAPIRRNMIDRDNGHSKDGCFIVLPKHAPLQSIRSSMDRNSCSEGSSQGKKNSNISNIYNNGKCQFDYFRDKPRLLKQIGSGSEAHSAHLSNACCFQNLTADNFSSPDCLNEKVLFTTDEDLVLQPPESVASGFNLQVSRKQRVTILPFRCHEDELISVSDHTDSTKSCKGSKEVEQPSPVSILEPPIDDDICFPGCLDYDDLQGMANVEKQRDGHQYHNESEVAMSSDDEDHSFYQSLEAFQVEENWDFSYLLDILICSGIIVADWQLICKSWYLPGCPVGPHVFDRLERKYNKIATWAKPERRLLFDLVNSILSEVLAPCVDVHPWVRPNRHCVALWGPEGPVEKVWQTIVRQREDCVTGQPDEMVLDTKWLEVGNDINMVGKQIAMMLHGDLLEEVIVDFL; encoded by the exons ATGGAACAAATTTCA CTTGGCAACAGATACAAGGAGTGCAGGCCACGAAGAACTAGCAGCTGTCAAACAaaaatacttgttggaaaggatGTATTGCATGAACTAGAGCAAAGGCGTTCATCACCAAGTGTGATTGCAAAACTGATGGGAATTGATGTGTTGCCACCTAATGTGGTCAATAGTCGGCATCAAGAATTTAAGGATGTTTTTGAAGTGTCAGAGGAGCCACCAGAGGCTGTCACAAAAGAGAGGTCCCATCATTTCCCAAAAGGCTTGCCAAGCTTGAAACAAAGTGCACTAAGATTAAAAAAGCTTATGCCATCAAAAACACTCTACAGAGATGatacacatgattgtcatgtggATAGCACAGATGGCTTGGGTCGCTTGAACTCAGTGGAAATAAATAATCCTTTATTTGAGAAGCGCCCTCGTGACATGAACTATTCTGCAAATTATCAGTACGAGAAAAATACATCAAGTGACTGCAGGACTTACCCTGTGGGTTTAGCCAATTCTTCACTCAGCAATTTCAGCCTTTTATCAAGAGGAAAAAACAAAGATTTTAACAACATTGTTCTTCTGGAACCACCATGCTTGGACAAAGGGCATGATCCAGAAAACGTTTTTTCCATTCCATACCTATCTCCTCTCAATAAGAACTGCAGGAGAGGCATGAAACATAAGCAATCTGAGTTTCCTGTAATGGAGAATGGAAGAGATTGGCAACATATATTAAGTACTGAAGATAATAATGTGCCTCGAATTAGAAAAGAAAGATTCTTGACTAGTGACCCCATTGATCGACTGCAAATTGGACAGGAAGCATCAGTTCATCAGTTTGGCAATACTGATGCGAGTTGTCCTGGATCATCACAGAGGTATTTTTGTGGTAATGATAACTTTAATCAAACTAATAGGTCATCATCAAACAGCACGCTGTTGAAAATACGCCGGCATGCGGAATCTGCTGTTGGTTCAAAAACTCTTGCACAAATGTTTGCTCTATCTGATTCTGAAAGACTCAAGCTAAATTCAAACTCACGTGCTCCAATTCGGCGTAATATGATTGACCGTGATAATGGTCATAGCAAGGATGGATGCTTTATAGTTTTACCAAAGCATGCACCTCTGCAGTCTATCCGAAGCTCAATGGACAGGAATTCTTGCTCGGAAGGCTCCTCTCAGggtaaaaaaaattcaaatataTCCAATATTTACAACAACGGGAAGTGTCAGTTTGATTATTTCCGGGATAAACCAAGACTGCTGAAGCAAATTGGCAGTGGCAGTGAAGCTCACTCAGCTCACTTGAGCAATGCTTGCTGTTTCCAAAACCTGACAGCAGATAACTTTTCAAGTCCTGATTGCTTAAATGAGAAAGTATTGTTCACAACAGATGAAGACTTAGTGCTACAACCACCAGAATCCGTAGCTTCTGGGTTCAACTTGCAGGTTTCTAGGAAACAACGG GTGACAATACTGCCTTTCCGTTGTCACGAGGATGAATTAATATCTGTTTCGGATCATACTGacagtacaaaatcttgtaaagGCTCAAAAGAGGTTGAGCAACCGAGCCCAGTGTCCATCCTTGAGCCTCCAATTGATGACGATATTTGTTTTCCAGGATGTTTGGACTATGATGACTTGCAAGGGATGGCTA ATGTAGAGAAACAAAGAGATGGCCATCAATATCACAATGAATCTGAAGTTGCCATgtcaagtgatgatgaagacCATTCTTTTTACCAATCTTTGGAAGCATTTCAGGTCGAGGAAAACTGGGACTTCTCATATCTTCTTGACATACTTATATGCTCTGGTATCATAGTTGCTGACTGGCAGCTCATCTGCAAGTCATGGTACTTGCCTGGTTGCCCTGTTGGCCCTCATGTCTTTGATAGACTTGAGAGGAAGTACAACAAAATCGCCACATGGGCAAAGCCTGAGAGGAGGCTTCTGTTTGACCTCGTGAATTCAATCCTTTCTGAGGTCCTTGCACCATGTGTTGATGTGCACCCATGGGTGCGGCCTAATAGACACTGTGTGGCTCTTTGGGGTCCTGAAGGTCCTGTTGAGAAGGTTTGGCAGACAATTGTTAGGCAGCGGGAAGATTGTGTCACAGGGCAACCTGATGAGATGGTTCTTGATACAAAATGGCTGGAAGTAGGCAACGACATCAATATGGTGGGGAAGCAGATAGCTATGATGTTACATGGCGACCTCTTGGAAGAAGTCATAGTGGACTTCCTGTGA